One region of Rhizoctonia solani chromosome 9, complete sequence genomic DNA includes:
- a CDS encoding carbohydrate-binding domain protein, translating into MHRIPKWQPDIAYTSGNVVCYQGAIWTAIRWNQNEVPGGPAGAWKQNFNDAWQRNIAYTAHSVVTYNGHWWSAKEWNQNQVPGGPSGVWIDLGPV; encoded by the exons ATGCACAGAATCCCTAAGTGGCAGCCAGATATTGCCTACACTTCCGGCAATGTGGTCTGCTACCAAG GCGCCATATGGACTGCGATCCGGTGGAACCAAAATGAGGTTCCTGGAGGTCCAGCCGG TGCCTGGAAACAGAATTTCAATGACGCTTGGCAACGCAATATTGCTTATACCGCTCATAGCGTTGTCACATACAATG GTCATTGGTGGTCTGCTAAGGAATGGAATCAAAACCAGGTTCCGGGTGGGCCCTCTGG TGTGTGGATCGACCTTGGGCCTGTGTGA
- a CDS encoding Helicase associated domain (HA2), giving the protein MASAENRENPYLAHVKTVPPKAEGYEDPFDGCIPRKVKADKAKEILNGQYNPFTRQLYSEKYKKILEGRKKLPVFAQMEEFYKIFNENQIVVMIGETGSGKTTQIPQFVAYTDIPHARGKLIACTQPRRVAAMSVAKRVAEEMDVSLGKQVGYSIRFEDMTEPGTTFLKYMTDGMLLREAMTDHDLSRYSTIILDEAHERTLATDILMGLLKEVARRRKDLKIVVMSATLDALKFQKYFSTGGEGTIAPLLKVPGRTFPVETFYTQEPEPDYVEAAIRTVLMIHQAEDEGDILVFLTGEEEIEDACRKIKIEAEGLSSGGKDGPGPLLVVPLYSSLPPAQQQRIFDAAPPGGRKVVVSTNIAETSLTIDGIVYVVDPGFSKQKVYNPRIRVESLLVSPISKASAQQRAGRAGRTRPGKCFRLYTEKDYIKELEEQTYPEILRSNLANTVLELVKLGITDLVHFDYMDAPAPETIMRALELLNYLSALNDEGELTPLGGIMAEFPLDPQLAKMLIVSPEFKCSNEILTIVAMLSVPNVWLRPNNQRKEADAAKSLLTVPDGDHLTLLNVYNNYYNNKDDKNWCWNNYLSQRALQQAENVRNQLERSMERFDLDLVSIQDERKRSLGVRQALVCGFFMQVAHKGDKNTYTTVKDHQVVGLHPSCGLDSTPEWVLFNEFVLTTRPFIRTVVEIRPEWLLEHAGMYYDLNTFPDSEAKRSLQRIIKKKWANQTTESALESERAMTQV; this is encoded by the exons ATGGCCAGCGCCGAGAACAGGGAGAATCCGTACCTTGCCCACGTAAAAACTGTGCCTCCCAAGGCCGAGGGATACGAAGACCCCTTTGATGGCTGCATCCCACGCAAGGTCAAAGCTGACAAGGCAAAGGAGATCCTG AATGGACAATACAATCCTTTTACGAGGCAACTATATTctgaaaaatacaaaaaaatTCTCGAGGGACGCAAAAAGCTGCCGGTGTTTGCACAGATGGAGGAATTCTACAAGATC TTCAATGAAAACCAGATTGTCGTTATGATTGGTGAAACAGGTTCCGGAAAGACAACACA AATACCCCAATTTGTTGCATACACGGATATTCCTCACGCTCGTGGCAAGCTTATCGCATGTACACAGCCTCGTCGAGTCGCTGCCATGTCAGTTGCGAAGCGTGTGGCTGAGGAAATGGATG TTTCGCTCGGGAAACAAGTGGGTTATTCGATTCGATTCGAGGATATGACCGAGCCAGGCACCACATTCTTGAAATACATGACCGATGGAATGTTACTTCGTGAAG CAATGACCGACCACGACCTTTCAAGGTATAGCACGATTATTCTCGATGAGGCCCATGAACGCACTCTTGCTACAGATATTCTCATGG GCCTCCTTAAGGAAGTTGCCAGACGCCGAAAAGACCTCAAAATTGTGGTCATGTCTGCCACCCTCGATGCGCTCAAATTCCAGAAATACTTCTCAACTGGTGGAGAAGGCACCATTGCTCCACTACTCAAAGTTCCTGGACGAACCTTCCCAGTCGAG ACTTTCTATACACAGGAGCCTGAGCCTGACTACGTGGAAGCCGCTATCAGGACGGTGCTCATGATTCATCAAGCAGAGGACGAGGGCGATATTTTGGTGTTTTTGACTGGTGAAGAAGAAATTGAGGATGCTTGCCGAAAAATCAAGATTGAGGCAGAAGGTCTGAGTTCTGGTGGTAAAG ATGGACCCGGACCGCTTCTTGTCGTCCCGCTCTATTCATCTCTACCTCCCGCCCAGCAACAGCGTATCTTCGATGCCGCACCGCCAGGCGGCCGCAAAGTTGTTGTTTCGACAAACATTGCCGAAACTAGTTTGACCATTGATGGTATTGTGTATGTCGTCGATCCTGGGTTCTCGAAGCAAAAAGTCTACAACCCTAG GATTCGAGTCGAGTCCTTGCTTGTCTCTCCGATCTCAAAAGCTAGTGCACAACAACGTGCTGGACGAGCAGGGCGAACACGGCCAG GCAAATGCTTCCGTTTGTACACTGAAAAGGATTACATCAAAGAACTCGAAGAACAAACGTATCCAGAAATTCTGCGCTCTAATCTGGCAAACACTGTCCTTGAACTGGTCAAGCTTGGGATCACAGACCTTGTACATTTCGACTACATGG ACGCACCGGCACCTGAAACAATCATGCGTGCGCTCGAGCTATTGAACTACCTCTCAGCCCTGAACGATGAAGGCGAATTAACCCCTCTTGGTGGTATTATGGCCGAGTTCCCCCTGGACCCCCAG TTGGCTAAGATGTTGATCGTTAGCCCCGAATTCAAATGCAGTAATGAAATCCTGACCATTGTTGCTATGCTTTCGG TACCTAACGTATGGCTCCGACCCAACAATCAGCGCAAAGAAGCCGACGCAGCAAAGAGCCTTCTCACCGTTCCGGACGGTGACCACTTGACTCTCTTGAACGTCTATAACAATTACTACAACA ACAAGGACGACAAGAACTGGTGCTGGAATAACTACCTCTCCCAGCGTGCGCTCCAACAAGCCGAAAATGTGCGCAATCAGCTCGAACGATCGATGGAGCGCTTCGATTTAGACTTGGTCTCGATTCAAGACGAGCGGAAAAGGTCTCTTGGCGTTCGTCAAGCCTTGGTCTGTGGGTTCTTTATGCAAGTTGCGCACAAGGGCGATAAGAACACCTATACCACCGTCAAGGACCACCAG GTGGTTGGACTTCATCCTTCGTGTGGTTTGGATAGCACACCTGAATGGGTGCTTTTCAACGAATTCGTATTGACCACACGACCCTTCATCCGAACCGTGGTTGAGATTCGACCCGAATG GTTATTGGAACATGCAGGAATGTACTATGATTTGAACACGTTCCCAGATAGCGAAGCCAAAAGATCTTTGCAACGGATTATCAAAAAGAAGTGGGCAAATCAGACAACGGAGAGCGCTCTCGAAAGCGAGAGGGCGATGACGCAAGTCTAA
- a CDS encoding Sodium/calcium exchanger protein, protein MSDSQRKPPSRSGTVTTTAVSSTATRNQPGHEAQWTRRRWNSPSPPPFRRLQHYTRTKAFWAKFNGAGKKHVPGWVESASNTVRHSWLNLLIVFVPLSWAAHWANWHFATFALSFLAIVPLEKLSDFGGEQMALYLGTSLGDLLVITLDNVVEATLAIILLVHCELKLVQSTLIGVILLHLLLVPGTAFLTGGAQIWEQHLRPHPTQLNHSLLTFGIICSPPESLATSSGGSTAAVAARLMARAGDASRGRSSSLAAGLLSFCSLHTSVLASTSIIHRENNALDLHPNAPEIEKRMEAEVEREQPEIGPCFAADGLIAIIYFMKAVCFLKPQSPDELAKARSIDLSIQFALFWVPVVVLLGWWTHRPMSLLFDLWEVAILIGACFLVNYVTADSKTNWVEGMIMVLFYVAIALVAWFYNGQPEVHEMLRCESVADSLAVVANGLAGTGGEAGH, encoded by the exons ATGTCCGACTCCCAACGAAAGCCCCCTTCACGCAGTGGGACTGTGACCACAACAGCAGTATCTTCTACCGCTACTCGCA ATCAACCAGGCCATGAAGCCCAATGGACTAGGAGACGATGGAACTCGccatcaccaccaccattTAGGCGACTTCAACACTATACCCGCACCAAGGCTTTCTGGGCAAAGTTCAATGGCGCAGGGAAGAAACATGTTCCGGGCTGGGTTGAATCAGCTAGTAATACCGTGCGCCATTCTT GGCTTAACCTATTGATCGTCTTCGTCCCTCTTTCCTGGGCCGCCCACTGGGCCAATTGGCACTTTGCCACTTTTGCGT TGTCTTTCCTGGCCATCGTACCGCTCGAAAAACTCTCTGATTTCGGCGGCGAACAAATGGCGCTCTACTTGGGAACA TCGCTCGGAGATTTGTTGGTTATTACTCTTGACAA CGTGGTTGAAGCTACTTTGGCTATCATTTTGCTTGTGCACTGCGAACTCAAACTTGTCCAAAGCACACTTATTG GTGTCATTCTGTTGCATTTACTTCTTGTACCTGGAACTGCATTCTTGACGGGTGGCGCCCAGATTTGGGAGCAGCATCTTAGACCACACCCCACCCAGCTCAACCATTCGCTTCTCACCTTTGG CATTATTTGCAGCCCTCCTGAATCACTCGCTACTAGCTCGGGAGGCTCAACTGCGGCTGTAGCAGCGCGTCTTATGGCGAGAGCCGGTG ATGCCAGCCGGGGGCGTTCCTCAAGTTTAGCCGCGGGCTTGCTATCCTTTTGCTCATTGC ATACATCGGTTCTCGCATCTACCTCCATAATCCACCGGGAAAACAATGCTCTTGATCTCCACCCCAACGCCCCCGAGATCGAAAAGCGCATGGAAGCAGAGGTTGAGAGAGAACAACCCGAAATCGGGCCATG TTTTGCGGCCGACGGATTGATTGCTATCATTTATTTCATGAAGGCGGTTTGTTTCCTGAAACCCCAGAGTCCGGATGAGCTTGCCAAGGCGAGAAGCATCGATCTGAGTATCCAGTTTGCGTTGTTTTGGGTTCCAGTTGTAGTGCTTTTGGGATGGTGGACGCATCGTCCAATGTCGCTCCTATTCG ACTTGTGGGAGGTTGCTATTTTGATTGGCGCCTGCTTCTTGGTGAACTATGTGACTGCCGATTCCAAGACAAATTGGGTAGAAGGGATGATTATGGTCTTGTTCTACGTTGCCATC GCTCTGGTTGCGTGGTTCTATAACGGCCAACCAGAAGTTCACGAGATGCTCCGGTGCGAGAGTGTCGCAGATTCCCTCGCAGTAGTTGCGAATGGGCTCGCTGGAACCGGAGGCGAAGCGGGTCACTAA